In Exiguobacterium sp. 9-2, the genomic window CGATTACCGGTGGAGAGGGCAACATTGAGTTCTTGTTGCATGCACGCCTTGGTCAACCAGGGCTTGATCCGTCCGTTCATGCGGCGGAGACGGTCAAGCTAGCGCATGCTAGTCTTTAAACGAACAGATGATAACGAAGACGGATCCGGTTCATGGGTCCGTCTTCCTTGTTGTGTGGCACGATGAAAACCGGATAATAAAATGGCAAACGTGGACTTTTGATGATTTATTGGATTACAATAGTAACATCGAAGAATACTGTGAGGTGCAGGAATGACAAAGGGGCAACGGTTGATTAAGATTCGGGAGATCATCACCCAATCAGAAGTAGAAACCCAGGATGAATTGGTAGAGGAATTACGGAATGCAGGATATAAGGTGACACAGGCAACGGTATCACGAGATATCAAGGAACTCCATCTCGTGAAGGTCCCGTTGAATGATGGACGTTATAAATATAGCTTACCCGCCGACCAACGCTTCAACCCACTCGGGAAATTGCGGCGTCTGCTCGGAGATAGCTTCATCTCGATTGATTCTGCTCAAAATCTGATTGTCATGCATGTCCTGCCGGGAAATGCGAATGCAGTCGCTGTCTTACTAGACCATTTGAGCTGGAGCGAACTGCTTGGAACGGTGTGTGGGGACGATACGATCCTATTGATTGCACGAAGTGAGGGACAAGCGAAAGAAGTGACGGAACGAATTTTAGAAATGCTGTAAGGAGTTGACAGGATGCTAGCTGAATTATCGATCAAACAATTTGCGATCATTGACGAGCTACAGATCGACTTTAAAAAAGGAATGACCGTCTTGACTGGGGAAACAGGTGCCGGTAAATCGATCGTTCTCGATGCGATCGGATTATTAATTGGTGGACGTGGATCCGCGGAATTCGTTCGATACGGGGAAGATCGGGCGGAACTAGAAGGATTGTTTCTGATTGAAGACGACCATCTCGTCTATGATCTTGCAGAAGAGTATGGCATCGATATCGAAGACGGATTGATCATCTTGCGACGTGATCTGTTCGCGACAGGAAAAAGTGTCTGTCGCGTCAACAATAAGCTGGTCACACTAACGATTTTACGTGAGTTCGGACGTGTCCTCGTCGATATGCACGGGCAACATGAACATCAGCATTTAATGGACAGTACGTACCATCAAGCGATTCTCGATGACTTCGCGCAAGAGGCGATCGCGCCACTCCTTCAAGCCTATCAGTCCGGTTATCAAACGTATGAAGAAAAACGGACGGCGCTACAATCGCTCGCACAAAGCGAGCAAGAACTCGCCCAACGGATCGACTTGTTATCGTTTCAGACCGAAGAGATCGAGGGCGCAAAACTTCGAGCACATGAGGAAGATGAGTTACTCGTCGAGCGGAATCGTCTTGCGAACTTCGAGAAGTTATATGCGTCGTTGAAGACAGCCTATGACGCCTTACACGATGAGATGCGCGGCATCGATTCCGTTGGAGACGCGATGCGTGAACTACAACAAGCATCAAGCATCGACGAACAGTTTTCTCAGCAAAGTGACGCGATCGCAAGCGCCTTTTATGGACTAGAAGAAGTCGGTTATGCCATTCGAGATCAACTCGAAACACTTGAGTTCGATTCCAATCGACTCGATGAGATCGAACAACGTTTGTCCGTCTTCCAACA contains:
- the ahrC gene encoding transcriptional regulator AhrC/ArgR yields the protein MTKGQRLIKIREIITQSEVETQDELVEELRNAGYKVTQATVSRDIKELHLVKVPLNDGRYKYSLPADQRFNPLGKLRRLLGDSFISIDSAQNLIVMHVLPGNANAVAVLLDHLSWSELLGTVCGDDTILLIARSEGQAKEVTERILEML
- the recN gene encoding DNA repair protein RecN, encoding MLAELSIKQFAIIDELQIDFKKGMTVLTGETGAGKSIVLDAIGLLIGGRGSAEFVRYGEDRAELEGLFLIEDDHLVYDLAEEYGIDIEDGLIILRRDLFATGKSVCRVNNKLVTLTILREFGRVLVDMHGQHEHQHLMDSTYHQAILDDFAQEAIAPLLQAYQSGYQTYEEKRTALQSLAQSEQELAQRIDLLSFQTEEIEGAKLRAHEEDELLVERNRLANFEKLYASLKTAYDALHDEMRGIDSVGDAMRELQQASSIDEQFSQQSDAIASAFYGLEEVGYAIRDQLETLEFDSNRLDEIEQRLSVFQQLKRKYGATIEEVIAYGEKIRIELDTMTNRDERIERLKIEVEQLESELFEIGGRLSQQRRKAAVQLSEAIHLELRELYMEKARFEIRFLQDGKTPMLRKNGIDHVEFFIMTNAGEPFKSLGKVASGGELSRIMLGLKSIFSRSVGVASIIFDEVDTGVSGRVAQAMAEKIYRLSVDGQVLCITHLPQVASMADQHLYIRKIEETDRTTTQVNVLSQADRGNELGRMISGAHMTDLTLRHAEELMDQAKTMKESLKNGV